Proteins from a single region of Acidobacteriota bacterium:
- a CDS encoding protease yields MRLSLRFAAVLALAASLGFFANAQAPEPLLLQTPTLSRTQIAFAYGGDIWIVARSGGVAHRLVTGFDKESGPIFSPDGSEVAFTGEYDGNVDVYVAPAEGGTPRRLTYHPAPDVAVGWTPDGKAVLFRSNRASFSDPNQLWTVPVTGGFPTELPLSMAQTGSFSPDGSHIAYIPNSRWEDFWQRYRGGQTTPIWIARLSDSSVIKIPRTSAPNTASEVCQAADPGNGGVAGNPCLEGSDRDPMWIGNDIYFVSDRNGPFGLYAYHTATGKVQQLVNTDGQFDITSAGAGPDAIVYSQFGQIHIYDIARHRQQVVNITVPGDMPQVRPRWEKAAKQIQTAAISPSGERALFAAHGEILTVPAEHGSIRNVTNSPGVMDRDPAWSPDGEWIAYFSDRAGAYDLRIVDQKGLKPARTIHLSDPNAYYGDLKWSPNSQSLVYSDQALHLWVVNAAAGSTPVKVDTDLYENPTHQFDPAWSPDSRWIAYTRELPSHLHAVFIYSLAERSIHQVTDGMSDCLYPQFDRSGKYLYFTASTNTGLTPGWLDMTSLDHPVTRSVYVAVLRKDLPSPLPPQSSDETPQQQQAKPKPEPGPDTAPEVRIDFQGILQRTLALPIPAADFVDLAARPDGALFLMSAPEMGGEGPRRISLQRFTLKDRKAKPIASGISRVAISYNGKKMLLDRNKSWYITDATKAPAPDAGKVDVSELQVHVVPREEWAEMYHDVWRIERAYYFDPGFHGLDMKAAEAEFANYLPGIASRDDLNLLFREMLSYLSVGHMFVRGGAEPETGNPEHTGLLGADYRIANGHYQIAKIYSGENWNPRLHAPLTEPGVNVRAGDYLLAMNGRPLTASDNIYQYFQQTAGKQATLDVGPNPDGSGAHEVVVTPTANEHGLRNMDWIEGNRREVDKLSHGKLAYVYLPDTAGGGFTNFNRYYFSQVGKQGAIIDERFNHGGDLSDYIIDYLRRVPMSLDITKHGHRTIDPQEAIFGPKVLVINQFSGSGGDALPWYFREAKVGTMVGVRTWGGLVGIGGYPVLMDGGTVTAPRWAITGLRGHWVVEDHGVAPDVTVWQDPAKMREGQDPQLDAAVTIAMKQLAAHPRPAYANPAYQNYHPVLPPIPHGNGGGR; encoded by the coding sequence ATGCGCCTGTCACTACGATTTGCCGCTGTGCTCGCACTGGCCGCTTCGTTAGGCTTTTTTGCGAACGCGCAAGCGCCTGAACCGCTGTTGCTGCAAACGCCAACCCTGAGCCGCACGCAAATTGCGTTTGCCTATGGCGGCGACATCTGGATCGTCGCGCGCTCGGGAGGTGTGGCGCATCGGCTGGTCACTGGCTTCGACAAGGAGAGCGGACCGATTTTCTCTCCCGACGGGAGCGAAGTGGCGTTCACAGGCGAGTACGACGGCAACGTGGATGTGTACGTGGCGCCGGCTGAGGGCGGGACGCCGCGGCGGCTGACCTATCACCCGGCGCCCGATGTGGCGGTGGGCTGGACGCCAGACGGCAAGGCGGTGCTGTTCCGGTCGAACCGCGCCAGCTTCTCCGATCCCAACCAGTTGTGGACGGTACCGGTCACCGGCGGCTTCCCGACCGAGCTGCCGCTGTCGATGGCGCAGACGGGTTCGTTTTCACCCGACGGCTCGCACATCGCCTACATTCCGAACTCGAGGTGGGAGGATTTCTGGCAGCGGTACCGCGGCGGGCAGACAACGCCGATCTGGATTGCACGGCTTTCGGATTCGAGCGTAATCAAGATTCCGCGCACCAGTGCGCCCAATACAGCTTCGGAGGTTTGCCAGGCAGCGGATCCGGGAAACGGCGGCGTGGCAGGAAATCCGTGCCTTGAGGGCAGCGACCGCGACCCGATGTGGATTGGCAACGACATCTACTTTGTCTCGGACCGCAACGGGCCGTTTGGGCTATACGCGTACCACACCGCAACCGGCAAGGTGCAGCAGCTCGTGAATACCGACGGGCAGTTTGACATTACCTCGGCGGGCGCTGGGCCGGATGCGATCGTGTACTCGCAGTTCGGGCAGATTCACATTTACGACATTGCGCGTCACCGGCAGCAGGTGGTGAACATTACGGTTCCTGGCGATATGCCGCAGGTGCGGCCGCGCTGGGAAAAGGCAGCCAAGCAGATACAGACGGCGGCGATTTCGCCGAGCGGCGAGCGGGCGCTGTTTGCCGCGCACGGGGAAATACTGACGGTGCCGGCCGAGCACGGCAGCATACGCAATGTGACCAACTCACCCGGCGTGATGGACCGCGATCCGGCGTGGTCACCGGACGGAGAATGGATTGCATATTTCTCCGACCGAGCGGGCGCTTATGATTTGCGGATTGTGGACCAGAAGGGGCTGAAACCGGCGCGAACGATTCATCTGAGTGATCCGAACGCGTATTACGGCGACCTGAAATGGTCGCCCAACAGCCAGTCTCTGGTGTACAGCGACCAGGCGCTGCACTTGTGGGTGGTTAACGCTGCGGCGGGCAGTACGCCCGTGAAAGTGGATACCGACCTGTACGAGAACCCCACGCACCAGTTCGATCCGGCGTGGTCGCCTGACAGCCGCTGGATTGCCTATACGCGCGAGCTGCCCAGCCATTTGCACGCGGTCTTTATTTATTCGCTCGCCGAGCGTAGCATTCATCAGGTAACGGACGGGATGAGCGACTGCCTGTACCCGCAGTTCGACCGCAGCGGGAAATATCTGTACTTTACCGCCAGCACGAATACCGGCCTGACGCCGGGCTGGCTGGATATGACCAGCCTCGACCACCCGGTGACGCGCAGCGTCTACGTGGCAGTGCTGCGGAAAGATTTGCCCTCACCGCTGCCGCCGCAGTCGAGCGATGAGACGCCTCAGCAACAGCAAGCGAAGCCCAAGCCGGAACCGGGACCGGACACAGCGCCGGAGGTGCGCATCGACTTTCAGGGGATTTTGCAGCGGACGCTGGCGCTGCCGATTCCCGCGGCCGACTTTGTGGATCTCGCGGCGCGGCCGGATGGGGCGCTGTTCCTGATGTCGGCGCCGGAGATGGGGGGAGAGGGACCGCGGCGGATTTCGCTCCAGCGGTTCACGTTGAAAGACCGCAAGGCCAAGCCCATTGCCAGCGGGATTTCGCGGGTAGCGATTTCGTATAACGGCAAGAAGATGCTGCTGGACCGCAACAAAAGCTGGTATATCACCGATGCCACCAAAGCGCCGGCGCCCGACGCGGGCAAGGTGGACGTCAGCGAATTGCAGGTTCACGTCGTGCCGCGCGAGGAGTGGGCGGAAATGTACCACGACGTGTGGCGGATTGAGCGGGCCTATTATTTTGATCCCGGTTTCCACGGTCTGGACATGAAGGCCGCCGAAGCTGAGTTTGCCAATTACCTGCCCGGCATCGCCAGTCGCGACGACCTGAACCTGCTGTTCCGGGAAATGCTGAGCTATTTGTCGGTGGGCCACATGTTTGTGCGCGGCGGCGCGGAGCCGGAAACCGGTAACCCCGAGCACACCGGTCTGCTGGGCGCCGATTACCGCATCGCCAACGGCCATTATCAGATCGCCAAAATTTACAGCGGCGAAAACTGGAACCCGCGGCTGCATGCCCCGCTGACCGAACCGGGCGTGAATGTGCGGGCAGGTGATTACCTGCTGGCGATGAACGGGCGTCCGTTGACGGCGAGCGACAACATTTACCAGTACTTCCAGCAGACGGCGGGCAAGCAGGCCACCCTTGACGTCGGACCGAACCCGGATGGCAGCGGCGCGCACGAAGTGGTGGTGACGCCCACTGCCAACGAGCACGGGCTGCGCAACATGGACTGGATCGAAGGCAACCGGCGCGAGGTCGATAAGCTCAGCCACGGCAAGCTGGCCTATGTGTATCTGCCGGACACGGCCGGCGGTGGGTTCACCAACTTCAACCGCTACTACTTTTCGCAGGTGGGCAAGCAGGGCGCCATCATTGACGAACGCTTCAACCATGGCGGCGACCTGAGCGACTACATTATTGACTACCTGCGGCGCGTGCCCATGAGCCTCGACATTACCAAACACGGGCACCGGACCATTGATCCGCAGGAGGCGATCTTTGGGCCCAAGGTGTTGGTCATCAACCAGTTCTCGGGATCGGGCGGCGACGCACTGCCGTGGTACTTCCGCGAGGCGAAGGTTGGAACTATGGTGGGCGTGCGGACCTGGGGCGGACTGGTGGGCATTGGCGGCTATCCGGTGCTGATGGATGGCGGCACGGTGACCGCGCCGCGCTGGGCGATTACGGGGCTGCGCGGGCACTGGGTGGTCGAGGATCACGGCGTGGCGCCGGATGTGACCGTGTGGCAGGACCCGGCCAAGATGCGCGAAGGACAGGATCCGCAACTGGATGCGGCGGTCACCATCGCCATGAAGCAGTTGGCGGCGCATCCGCGGCCGGCCTACGCCAACCCCGCCTATCAGAACTACCATCCGGTGCTGCCACCGATTCCTCACGGCAACGGCGGAGGGCGGTAG
- a CDS encoding beta-galactosidase, with protein sequence MRRRQFLKAGAGAAAALALPRAWAKGAPRFEAGEKSFLLDGKPFVIRSGSMHYPRVPRPYWRDRMRKLRALGLNTVCTYVFWNLHEPEPGRFDFSGQHDLAAYLRTAHEEGLWVILRPGPYVCTEWDFGGCPAWLLKPPSMNVRTADPKFLQASQRYLREVGAQVAHLEAARGGPILLVQVENEYGSFAGDHGYLAAIRDQIREAGFRGPLYTSNGPGQKMLANGSLPDLTSVINFGDGDDPAQAFAELEKYRAQGPRMCGEYWCGWFDHWGEKHHTTPPEDSARGLDWMLSRGVSCNLYMAHGGTSFGFMAGANHGRSYEPDTTSYDYDAPIDEAGRPTAKFHALRAVIEKHLPAGERLPELPAALPAITIPEFTLGEYASLEQLLHAPHSSQRPLSMEALGQAYGLVWYRTRIKQPAAGSLQPLELRDYARVYVNGREMGELERSRKRVTLPVQLAAGDTLDILVENMGRINFGPKLQDNLQGITERVLVGEQELTDWEIYPLPLAEELSELSFVAKASDRPGFQRARFTLAQTGDTFLDLRGCGKGCVWVNGHNLGRYWDRGPQQTLFLPGCWLRRGTNEVIVFCWSAASPFRLQGLRDPIYSRPRSANRELTTDN encoded by the coding sequence GTGCGGCGACGGCAGTTTCTGAAAGCCGGCGCGGGTGCGGCGGCAGCGCTGGCGCTGCCGCGCGCCTGGGCGAAAGGCGCGCCTCGGTTCGAGGCGGGTGAGAAGAGCTTTCTGCTCGACGGAAAGCCTTTTGTCATCCGCTCGGGGTCGATGCACTATCCTCGCGTACCGCGGCCGTACTGGCGCGACCGCATGCGCAAGCTGCGCGCGCTGGGACTGAACACCGTCTGCACCTACGTGTTCTGGAACCTGCACGAGCCGGAGCCGGGGCGGTTTGATTTCAGCGGCCAGCATGACCTCGCGGCCTATCTGCGGACGGCGCACGAGGAGGGGCTGTGGGTGATTCTGCGGCCCGGACCCTACGTGTGTACGGAGTGGGATTTCGGCGGCTGTCCGGCGTGGCTGCTCAAGCCGCCAAGCATGAACGTGAGAACCGCAGACCCGAAATTCTTGCAGGCTTCGCAGCGGTATTTGCGCGAAGTCGGGGCACAGGTGGCGCATCTGGAGGCGGCACGGGGCGGACCGATTCTGCTGGTGCAGGTGGAAAACGAGTACGGGTCGTTCGCGGGCGATCACGGCTATCTCGCCGCAATTCGAGACCAGATTCGTGAAGCTGGCTTTCGCGGGCCGCTGTACACCTCGAACGGGCCGGGGCAGAAAATGCTGGCCAATGGTTCCCTGCCCGATCTGACGAGCGTGATCAATTTCGGCGACGGCGATGATCCGGCGCAGGCGTTTGCGGAGCTGGAGAAATACCGGGCACAGGGGCCGCGCATGTGCGGCGAGTACTGGTGCGGATGGTTCGACCATTGGGGCGAAAAGCATCACACCACACCGCCGGAAGATTCGGCGCGCGGGCTGGACTGGATGCTTTCGCGCGGGGTTTCGTGCAATTTGTACATGGCGCATGGCGGGACTTCGTTCGGTTTTATGGCGGGCGCGAACCACGGCCGCAGCTATGAGCCCGATACCACCAGCTACGACTACGACGCGCCGATTGACGAAGCGGGGCGGCCAACGGCCAAGTTTCATGCGCTGCGCGCGGTGATCGAAAAGCACCTGCCGGCCGGTGAACGGTTGCCGGAGCTGCCGGCGGCGTTGCCCGCGATCACGATTCCGGAATTCACATTGGGCGAGTATGCATCACTCGAACAACTGCTCCACGCGCCGCACAGCAGCCAGCGGCCGCTATCGATGGAGGCTCTGGGCCAGGCTTACGGTCTCGTCTGGTATCGGACCAGGATTAAACAGCCGGCCGCGGGCTCGCTGCAGCCGCTGGAGCTGCGCGACTATGCGCGCGTCTATGTGAACGGGCGCGAGATGGGCGAACTGGAGCGGAGCCGGAAGCGGGTGACGCTACCGGTGCAACTTGCGGCCGGCGACACGCTCGACATTCTGGTGGAGAACATGGGCCGGATTAATTTCGGACCGAAGCTGCAGGATAACTTGCAAGGTATCACCGAGCGGGTGCTGGTGGGCGAGCAAGAGCTGACGGATTGGGAAATCTACCCGCTGCCGCTGGCGGAAGAGCTATCGGAATTGAGCTTTGTGGCGAAAGCGAGTGATAGGCCTGGGTTTCAGCGCGCCCGGTTCACGCTGGCGCAAACCGGCGATACGTTCCTCGACCTGCGGGGTTGCGGCAAGGGCTGCGTCTGGGTGAACGGACACAACCTCGGCCGCTACTGGGATCGTGGTCCGCAGCAAACGCTATTCCTGCCCGGCTGCTGGCTGCGGCGCGGCACGAACGAAGTGATCGTCTTCTGCTGGAGCGCCGCGAGCCCCTTCCGGCTACAAGGCCTCCGCGACCCGATCTACTCTCGCCCACGCTCCGCCAACCGAGAACTGACAACAGATAACTGA
- a CDS encoding ATP-dependent Clp protease ATP-binding subunit: protein MKTGCQELLDPTLRCDDVCQFESALRRKIVGQNQAVGCVVDLYQTFLAGLHPPGRPIANLLLLGPTGSGKTRVVEAIAETLFGDARAVIKVDCAEFQHSHEIAKLIGSPPGYLGHRETHPLLTQEALGQWHTDRLRLSLLLFDEIEKASDALWQLLLGILDKATLTLGDNRRVDFTQTIIFMTSNLGAAEMDTLTLGGTGFMPPQIGHDARFDARLDAQVDRVAVAAARHKFSPEFMNRIDRTVVFHTLRPEELGAILDIELGMVQQRILASSGNHPFLFNCTQEAKDWLLHEGYDPRYGARHLKRAIERHVVFPLAKLIATGQVRLGDVVRVDYSAEQQAMTFVREAEGMTTMYRPSPPTPMAASMARGAARGARRFEFPMAMDGK from the coding sequence ATGAAAACAGGCTGCCAGGAACTGTTGGATCCAACCTTACGCTGCGACGACGTCTGCCAGTTTGAGTCGGCTTTGCGGCGCAAAATTGTTGGGCAAAATCAGGCCGTCGGCTGCGTGGTGGACCTCTACCAGACCTTTCTCGCAGGACTGCATCCGCCCGGCCGTCCTATTGCCAACCTGCTGCTGCTCGGGCCCACTGGCTCCGGTAAAACCCGCGTGGTCGAGGCTATCGCCGAAACCTTGTTCGGCGATGCTCGCGCCGTTATCAAAGTGGATTGCGCTGAATTCCAGCATAGCCATGAAATCGCCAAACTCATCGGTTCCCCTCCCGGCTATCTCGGCCACCGCGAAACTCACCCTCTGCTGACCCAGGAAGCGCTGGGCCAATGGCACACCGACCGCCTGCGGCTTTCGCTGCTGCTGTTCGACGAAATCGAAAAAGCCTCCGATGCCCTTTGGCAACTGCTGCTCGGCATCCTCGACAAAGCCACCTTGACCCTCGGCGATAACCGCCGCGTCGATTTCACCCAGACCATCATCTTCATGACCAGCAACCTGGGCGCGGCCGAGATGGATACCCTCACCCTGGGCGGTACCGGTTTCATGCCCCCGCAGATCGGTCACGACGCCCGCTTCGACGCCCGCCTTGACGCCCAGGTCGATCGCGTTGCCGTGGCGGCCGCCCGGCACAAATTTTCTCCCGAATTCATGAACCGTATCGACCGCACCGTCGTCTTCCACACCCTGCGGCCGGAAGAACTCGGCGCTATCCTCGACATCGAGCTGGGCATGGTGCAACAGCGCATTCTCGCCTCCAGCGGCAACCATCCCTTCCTGTTCAACTGCACCCAGGAAGCCAAGGATTGGTTGCTTCACGAAGGCTATGATCCGCGCTACGGCGCCCGCCATCTCAAGCGCGCCATCGAGCGCCACGTCGTTTTTCCCCTCGCCAAGCTCATCGCCACCGGCCAAGTCCGATTGGGTGATGTCGTCCGCGTTGACTACTCCGCCGAACAGCAGGCCATGACTTTCGTCCGCGAGGCCGAGGGCATGACCACCATGTATCGGCCCAGCCCCCCTACGCCTATGGCCGCCTCCATGGCCCGCGGCGCCGCCCGTGGCGCACGCCGCTTCGAGTTCCCCATGGCCATGGACGGGAAATAG